The following coding sequences are from one Caballeronia sp. SBC1 window:
- a CDS encoding DUF2000 domain-containing protein, which produces MEFDTKVAIIILDDLAVWQKLNVTAFLATGIAGAAPDAMGEPYIDAAGRTHARLLGQPIMVYQADPSGLLRAFRQAIERELTRAVYVRAMFSTGHDEANREVFLKEPADAPDLVGLAVRGPKKAVDKAIKGLSLHG; this is translated from the coding sequence ATGGAATTCGACACCAAAGTAGCCATCATCATCCTCGACGACCTCGCCGTCTGGCAGAAGCTCAACGTAACCGCGTTCCTCGCGACCGGCATCGCGGGCGCGGCTCCTGACGCAATGGGCGAACCGTACATCGATGCCGCTGGCAGAACCCACGCCCGCCTCCTCGGCCAGCCCATCATGGTTTACCAGGCCGACCCTTCCGGCCTCCTCCGCGCCTTCCGCCAAGCGATAGAACGAGAACTAACCCGCGCCGTCTACGTCCGCGCGATGTTTTCCACTGGCCACGATGAAGCCAATCGGGAAGTGTTTCTAAAGGAGCCGGCTGATGCGCCCGATCTGGTCGGACTGGCCGTGAGAGGCCCGAAGAAAGCAGTCGATAAAGCCATCAAGGGCTTATCGCTGCATGGATGA
- a CDS encoding phosphorylase gives MAFEARIARGPGVEAVFAARSDLLERAISEALARGCSGIISFGTAGGLSPELEPGTVIIASSVSGPFGVLDTDPEWSARLFAAFAGTPLEARAVRGTMAGVSAPLTGEQQKSSLYRATGALAVDMESHIAGAIATARGLPFAVCRAIVDPAWRSLPSAATAGLRDDGTTTILPILRELLKEPSQLGALLKIAGDARAARTSLVQARHAMGAAGALGV, from the coding sequence ATGGCGTTTGAAGCGCGTATCGCTCGCGGGCCTGGGGTGGAAGCGGTGTTCGCGGCGCGATCGGATTTGCTTGAACGTGCGATCAGCGAAGCGTTGGCGCGGGGGTGTTCCGGGATTATTAGCTTCGGGACGGCCGGAGGACTTTCGCCGGAGTTGGAGCCGGGGACAGTGATTATCGCGAGTTCTGTTTCGGGGCCGTTCGGTGTGCTTGATACTGATCCGGAATGGTCCGCACGGCTGTTTGCGGCTTTTGCCGGGACGCCGCTGGAAGCGCGGGCGGTTCGAGGGACGATGGCCGGTGTGAGCGCGCCTTTGACCGGCGAGCAGCAGAAGAGCTCGCTTTATCGGGCTACCGGGGCGTTGGCCGTGGATATGGAATCGCATATTGCCGGGGCGATTGCCACGGCGCGGGGATTACCGTTTGCAGTTTGTCGGGCGATTGTTGATCCGGCTTGGCGGAGTTTGCCGAGTGCTGCAACGGCCGGGCTGCGGGACGATGGGACTACGACGATTCTGCCGATATTGCGCGAGTTGCTGAAGGAGCCTTCGCAGTTGGGTGCGCTGTTGAAGATTGCTGGCGATGCGCGGGCGGCAAGGACTTCGTTGGTCCAGGCGCGACACGCTATGGGCGCGGCGGGGGCTTTGGGGGTTTAG
- the shc gene encoding squalene--hopene cyclase produces MNETVQPPGLQPVTAAALEASVARAADAILADQHPDGYWLYELEADATIPAEYVLLVHYLAETPNLELEAKIARYLRRIQRADGGWPLFTDGAMDISATVKTYFALKMIGDLPEAEHMQRARRAIIAAGGAEKSNVFTRILLALFGVVSWRAVPMMPVEITLLPEWFPFHLSKVSYWARTVIVPLLVLNAKRPRARNPKGVRIDELFFDAPVNAGMAARAPHQHQGWFVLFRCVDAVLRAADPLFPRHTRQRAIEAAVSFVDERLNGEDGLGAIFPAMANSVMMYDVLGYPEDHPNRAIARKSIEKLLIIDEAPDGEAYCQPCLSPIWDTSLVAHALLEADTPKARAAVSRGLDWLVPLQILDVRGDWISRRPNIRPGGWAFQFANPHYPDVDDTAVVAMAMERADRENGTALYGEAIARGREWVVGMQSSDGGWGAFEPENTQYYLNNIPFSDHGALLDPPTVDVSGRCLSMLAQLGELPATSEPAKRSLDYILRGQERDGSWYGRWGLNYIYGTWTALCALNAAGLPLTDSRMQRAAQWLISIQNADGGWGEGGESYKLDYRGYEAAPSTASQTSWALLGLMAAGFVDHPAVAKGVQYLHATQREHGLWDETRFTATGFPRVFYLRYHGYRKFFPLWALARYRNMMRDGTSRVTAGM; encoded by the coding sequence ATGAACGAAACTGTCCAGCCGCCCGGCCTCCAGCCGGTGACGGCGGCGGCGCTGGAAGCGTCGGTGGCGCGCGCTGCCGATGCCATTCTTGCCGACCAACATCCCGACGGCTACTGGCTCTACGAACTCGAAGCCGACGCCACTATTCCCGCCGAATACGTGCTGCTCGTGCATTACCTTGCCGAGACGCCGAATCTCGAACTCGAAGCGAAGATCGCGCGGTACTTGCGCAGGATCCAGCGGGCGGACGGCGGCTGGCCGCTGTTCACCGATGGCGCCATGGACATCAGCGCCACCGTGAAGACGTATTTCGCGCTGAAGATGATCGGCGATTTGCCTGAAGCCGAACATATGCAGCGGGCGCGCCGCGCGATTATTGCGGCTGGCGGCGCGGAAAAATCGAACGTGTTTACGCGGATTTTGCTGGCACTGTTCGGCGTGGTGTCGTGGCGCGCGGTGCCCATGATGCCCGTGGAAATCACGCTCTTGCCCGAGTGGTTTCCGTTCCATTTGTCGAAGGTGTCGTACTGGGCGCGGACCGTGATCGTGCCGCTGCTCGTGCTCAACGCAAAGCGGCCGCGCGCGCGAAATCCGAAGGGCGTGCGCATTGATGAACTGTTCTTCGATGCCCCCGTGAACGCCGGCATGGCCGCGCGTGCGCCGCATCAGCATCAGGGCTGGTTCGTGCTGTTCCGCTGCGTGGACGCCGTGCTGCGCGCCGCTGATCCGCTGTTCCCGCGTCATACGCGGCAACGCGCGATAGAAGCGGCCGTGAGTTTCGTCGATGAACGGCTGAATGGAGAAGATGGTCTCGGCGCGATTTTCCCCGCGATGGCCAACTCCGTGATGATGTACGACGTGCTCGGTTATCCGGAAGATCATCCGAACCGGGCGATTGCGCGCAAGTCGATTGAGAAGCTTTTGATCATCGATGAAGCGCCGGATGGCGAGGCTTATTGCCAGCCGTGTTTATCGCCGATATGGGACACGTCGCTCGTCGCGCACGCGTTGCTTGAAGCCGACACGCCCAAGGCGCGCGCTGCCGTTTCGCGTGGTCTGGACTGGCTCGTGCCGCTGCAGATTCTCGATGTACGCGGAGACTGGATCTCGCGCCGGCCGAACATCCGGCCTGGCGGCTGGGCGTTCCAATTTGCGAATCCGCACTATCCGGATGTGGACGATACCGCTGTGGTCGCTATGGCGATGGAACGCGCCGATCGTGAAAACGGTACCGCGTTGTACGGCGAAGCGATTGCGCGCGGGCGGGAATGGGTCGTCGGCATGCAGAGCAGCGACGGCGGGTGGGGCGCGTTCGAGCCTGAAAACACGCAGTATTACCTCAACAACATTCCTTTCTCCGATCACGGCGCGTTGCTCGATCCGCCTACTGTTGATGTGTCGGGGCGTTGTCTTTCGATGCTCGCGCAGTTGGGTGAGCTGCCGGCGACGAGTGAGCCGGCGAAACGCTCGCTCGACTATATTTTGCGCGGTCAGGAACGCGATGGAAGCTGGTACGGGCGTTGGGGGCTGAACTATATCTATGGGACGTGGACGGCGCTGTGCGCGTTGAATGCAGCGGGACTGCCTCTTACCGATAGCCGCATGCAACGCGCCGCGCAGTGGCTCATCAGCATTCAGAACGCCGATGGCGGTTGGGGTGAGGGCGGGGAGAGTTATAAGCTCGACTATCGCGGATATGAAGCGGCGCCGAGCACGGCATCGCAGACATCGTGGGCGTTGCTCGGGTTGATGGCGGCGGGGTTTGTCGATCATCCGGCCGTGGCGAAGGGCGTGCAGTACTTGCATGCCACGCAGCGTGAACATGGCTTGTGGGACGAGACGCGATTTACCGCGACTGGATTCCCGAGAGTGTTTTATCTGCGATACCACGGGTATAGAAAGTTCTTCCCGCTATGGGCGTTGGCGCGGTACAGGAACATGATGCGCGACGGTACGTCGCGCGTGACGGCGGGCATGTGA
- the hpnE gene encoding hydroxysqualene dehydroxylase HpnE, with amino-acid sequence MSRLVHVIGAGLSGLAAAVQLQRRGARVMLHEAAPHAGGRCRSYFDIKLNATIDNGNHLVLSGNHATLSYAKAIGAVDELVGPTQPEFPFMDLRSGARWTVKLSPGRMPGWIFDSAARVPGTMPSDYLSLLPLLFAKPGRTMQQTMRTNGRLWDALISPLFLAVLNVDPREGSAVLAGNVLKESLLLGGQACRPLVARNGLGHAFVDPALRLLQYGGAEIKLGSRVREIGFSGTDSKTRVTSLDFDDGRVDIGIHDGVVLGVPPNVAQQLVPGLTAPNEFRAIVNAHFAIDPPLAFEPMTGLLNGTAEWLFAFDGRLSVTISGADHLLDTPREALAHGIWQEVAKAARLPVERMPTWQIVTEKRATFAAVPSQENLRPGTRTRWSNLMLAGDWTANGLPATIEGSIRSGQKAADLLMNPSIDFSVQR; translated from the coding sequence ATGTCGCGTCTCGTTCATGTGATTGGCGCCGGGTTATCGGGACTCGCCGCCGCAGTCCAGTTGCAGCGCCGTGGAGCGCGCGTGATGCTGCACGAAGCCGCGCCGCACGCGGGCGGCCGCTGCCGTTCTTACTTCGATATCAAACTCAACGCCACCATCGATAACGGCAACCATCTGGTGCTGTCGGGCAACCACGCCACGCTGAGCTATGCCAAGGCGATTGGCGCGGTCGACGAACTCGTTGGCCCGACCCAGCCCGAGTTTCCGTTCATGGATTTGCGCAGCGGCGCGCGCTGGACCGTGAAGCTTTCGCCGGGCCGCATGCCGGGCTGGATCTTCGATTCCGCCGCGCGTGTTCCGGGCACCATGCCCTCGGATTATTTGTCGTTGCTGCCGCTGCTGTTCGCCAAACCCGGCCGCACGATGCAGCAAACCATGCGCACGAACGGGCGCTTGTGGGACGCGCTGATCAGCCCGCTGTTCCTGGCCGTGCTGAATGTGGATCCGCGTGAAGGTAGCGCGGTGCTCGCCGGCAACGTGCTGAAGGAATCGCTGCTGCTGGGCGGTCAGGCGTGCCGGCCGCTGGTCGCGCGCAACGGGCTGGGCCATGCGTTCGTCGATCCCGCGTTGCGTCTGCTGCAATATGGCGGCGCGGAGATCAAGCTCGGGTCGCGGGTGCGTGAGATCGGGTTCTCCGGCACGGATTCGAAGACGCGTGTCACATCGCTTGATTTCGATGATGGCCGCGTGGACATCGGTATTCACGACGGCGTGGTACTTGGCGTGCCGCCGAACGTGGCACAGCAACTCGTGCCGGGCTTAACCGCGCCGAACGAATTCCGCGCCATCGTCAATGCGCATTTTGCTATTGATCCGCCGCTAGCCTTCGAGCCAATGACTGGTTTGCTGAACGGCACCGCCGAATGGCTGTTCGCGTTCGATGGACGTCTTTCGGTGACCATTAGCGGCGCGGATCATCTCCTCGATACCCCGCGCGAGGCGCTTGCCCACGGCATCTGGCAAGAGGTCGCGAAGGCGGCGCGCTTGCCGGTTGAGCGCATGCCGACGTGGCAAATTGTCACGGAAAAGCGTGCGACCTTTGCGGCCGTGCCGAGCCAGGAAAACCTCCGGCCGGGCACGCGCACGCGCTGGTCCAATCTGATGCTGGCCGGCGACTGGACGGCCAACGGGCTGCCCGCCACCATAGAAGGCTCGATCCGCTCCGGCCAGAAGGCTGCGGACCTGCTTATGAATCCCTCTATTGATTTCTCGGTGCAACGCTGA
- the hpnD gene encoding presqualene diphosphate synthase HpnD, producing MAVSNLIADDPAPDVAKVTSGSSFYLAMRILPAAQRDAMYQVYAFCRAVDDIADGTLPRGERAAALEQWRADIDDCYAGKPRRSLAALTQHIHAFHLSRDDFIAVIDGMAMDAAEDIVAPDEATLDLYCDRVASAVGRLSVRIFGMHEDAGRRLAHHLGRALQLTNILRDIDEDAGIGRVYLPRELLSREGISTTDIASIVNDARLPRVCLTLADRARTHYAQSDAIMATAPRAQVRAPRIMSGAYRCVLEANLKRGFDLPRNHIRTPRSRLLWIVARHIF from the coding sequence TTGGCCGTTTCCAATCTTATCGCCGACGATCCTGCTCCCGACGTTGCCAAGGTAACGTCGGGTAGTTCGTTCTATCTCGCCATGCGCATCCTGCCGGCTGCGCAGCGCGACGCCATGTATCAGGTCTACGCGTTCTGTCGCGCGGTTGACGACATTGCCGACGGCACGCTGCCGCGCGGCGAACGCGCCGCGGCGCTCGAACAATGGCGCGCGGACATAGACGATTGCTACGCCGGCAAGCCGCGCAGGTCGCTGGCTGCGTTGACGCAACATATCCACGCCTTTCATCTTTCGCGCGATGACTTCATTGCCGTGATCGACGGCATGGCCATGGACGCCGCCGAAGACATCGTCGCGCCCGACGAAGCCACGCTCGACCTGTATTGCGACCGCGTGGCGAGCGCGGTCGGACGGTTATCGGTGAGGATATTCGGGATGCACGAAGATGCCGGACGGCGTCTTGCGCACCACCTCGGCCGTGCGCTGCAACTCACGAACATTCTTCGCGACATCGATGAAGATGCCGGCATTGGACGCGTTTATCTGCCACGAGAACTGCTGTCCCGCGAAGGTATTTCCACGACCGACATCGCGTCCATAGTCAACGATGCCCGCTTGCCGCGCGTCTGCCTGACGCTTGCCGATCGCGCGCGGACCCACTATGCGCAATCCGACGCGATCATGGCGACCGCGCCGCGTGCTCAGGTGCGGGCGCCGCGCATCATGTCGGGTGCGTATCGGTGTGTGCTTGAAGCGAACTTGAAGCGCGGCTTCGATCTCCCGCGCAACCACATCCGCACGCCGCGTTCGCGGCTGTTGTGGATCGTCGCGCGACATATTTTCTGA
- a CDS encoding hybrid sensor histidine kinase/response regulator, translating to MTPQREEPGADHWQDEPPFPVVPERNFAAQRMTLRVLLIAAIVLPCLYVAAMSWSDLKAQEADAAEVVDRNAHVAEEHALKVFDMNETLNARVIDLISGVDDNTLRLEERSIHDKLVAMGGGYPQVASVSIIGADGRLIATSRIFPSPDVSIATRDDFVGIRDHKMFENVSRVMVGKVAGETVFNTAVPRKNSDGRFAGIVTIALRPSYFGAFYAELLGQHSTVSLGLTRADGAVLAWYPARPPDRMELVASSPLREAYAAGQRNGILRMRSGLDNEMKIVAYRKVGNYPVYVSSGYPVATIWAAWYRRVSVLILSLFAPCVVLWGVIWLSLRRLANEEDAWERWQAEASMRRSIESAYRQARKMEALGNLVGSVAHDFNNLLMILSTNVQIVRRRGAAGLDRELSAMERALKSGQSLTRQLLGVARKQPLRNETIAIGRWLPACRELLKASLGAKVALNLEASDDVWPVRVDAAELELALINVAVNARDAMPSGGTFSVRADNVHFRHEDGFPIIGEFVQLTLEDTGGGMGPEVLGRAFEPLFTTKPKGMGTGLGLPQVFAFCERAGGVATIDSAVGAGTSVRLYLPRASAAVAEPHEAQHDTAAAGEAHGLRVLLVEDNEEVAAGTEALLSMMNHNVTHVFNADGAIAMLDAARRDVANDGALPFDVVLSDIHMPGKLNGIDLAEILQSWTPRVPVILVTGYAEELDRAREVDARVLSKPFDIALLDSLLQAIREDLSARADNREHGEAQH from the coding sequence ATGACGCCGCAACGTGAGGAACCAGGCGCTGACCATTGGCAGGACGAGCCGCCTTTTCCCGTGGTGCCGGAGCGTAACTTCGCCGCCCAGCGCATGACCCTCCGGGTCCTTCTGATCGCCGCCATTGTCTTGCCCTGCCTGTATGTGGCGGCCATGTCGTGGAGCGATCTGAAGGCGCAGGAAGCCGATGCCGCCGAGGTGGTTGATCGCAACGCGCATGTGGCCGAAGAACACGCGCTGAAAGTCTTCGACATGAACGAGACGCTCAACGCCCGCGTGATCGACCTGATCAGCGGCGTGGACGACAACACTTTGCGCCTCGAAGAACGCTCCATTCACGACAAACTCGTGGCAATGGGCGGCGGTTATCCGCAAGTAGCGTCGGTGAGCATCATTGGCGCGGATGGGCGCCTGATTGCCACGAGCCGCATTTTCCCCTCGCCGGATGTATCGATTGCAACCCGCGACGACTTCGTCGGCATTCGCGACCACAAGATGTTTGAAAACGTCTCCCGCGTGATGGTCGGGAAGGTGGCCGGCGAGACCGTGTTCAACACGGCTGTGCCGCGCAAGAACTCGGATGGCCGCTTCGCCGGCATTGTGACCATCGCGCTCCGCCCGAGTTACTTTGGTGCGTTCTACGCCGAATTGCTCGGCCAACACTCCACCGTATCGCTCGGCCTCACGCGTGCGGACGGCGCGGTGCTCGCCTGGTATCCCGCGCGGCCGCCCGACCGCATGGAACTTGTCGCCAGTTCGCCGTTGCGCGAGGCGTATGCGGCGGGACAGCGGAACGGCATCCTGCGAATGCGCTCAGGGCTCGACAATGAAATGAAGATCGTGGCGTATCGCAAGGTGGGGAATTATCCCGTGTATGTATCCAGCGGATATCCTGTCGCAACCATCTGGGCTGCGTGGTATCGGCGTGTCAGCGTGCTGATCCTGTCCTTGTTCGCGCCATGCGTCGTGCTCTGGGGCGTGATCTGGTTGTCCCTGCGCCGCCTCGCGAATGAAGAAGACGCCTGGGAGCGCTGGCAAGCGGAAGCGTCCATGCGCCGTTCGATCGAATCGGCTTACCGGCAGGCGCGCAAGATGGAAGCGCTGGGTAATCTGGTCGGCAGCGTCGCGCATGATTTCAACAACCTGCTGATGATCCTCTCAACAAACGTCCAGATTGTCCGGCGACGCGGCGCTGCCGGGCTGGACCGCGAATTGTCGGCCATGGAACGCGCGCTTAAGAGCGGTCAGTCGCTGACGCGCCAGTTGCTGGGCGTTGCCCGTAAGCAACCGCTGCGCAATGAGACCATTGCAATCGGCAGGTGGCTGCCGGCTTGCCGCGAACTGCTGAAGGCGTCGCTGGGCGCAAAAGTCGCGCTGAATCTCGAAGCGAGTGACGACGTATGGCCAGTTCGCGTCGATGCCGCCGAACTGGAGCTTGCGCTCATCAACGTGGCCGTGAACGCCCGCGACGCCATGCCGAGCGGCGGCACCTTCTCGGTCCGCGCCGACAACGTGCACTTTCGCCACGAGGACGGTTTTCCGATCATCGGCGAATTCGTGCAGTTGACGCTGGAGGACACGGGCGGGGGCATGGGTCCCGAAGTCCTCGGCCGCGCGTTCGAACCGTTGTTCACCACCAAGCCCAAAGGCATGGGTACCGGGCTGGGCCTGCCGCAAGTGTTCGCGTTCTGCGAGCGCGCGGGCGGCGTGGCGACCATTGACAGCGCGGTGGGCGCGGGAACGTCGGTGCGTCTTTATTTGCCGCGCGCGAGTGCAGCCGTAGCGGAACCCCACGAAGCGCAACACGACACCGCCGCGGCCGGCGAAGCGCACGGCTTGCGCGTGCTGCTGGTGGAAGACAACGAAGAAGTGGCTGCAGGCACAGAAGCGTTGTTGTCGATGATGAATCACAACGTCACCCACGTCTTCAACGCGGACGGCGCGATCGCCATGCTGGATGCGGCCCGTCGCGACGTGGCCAATGACGGTGCGCTGCCGTTCGACGTCGTGCTCTCCGATATCCACATGCCGGGCAAGCTGAACGGCATCGACCTGGCGGAGATCCTGCAAAGCTGGACGCCGCGCGTGCCCGTGATCCTGGTGACGGGCTATGCCGAAGAACTGGACCGGGCGCGTGAGGTCGATGCGCGCGTGCTGTCCAAACCGTTCGATATCGCCTTGCTCGATTCGCTTCTGCAAGCCATTCGCGAAGATCTCAGCGCACGCGCGGACAACCGCGAACACGGCGAAGCGCAGCACTGA